In one Achromobacter spanius genomic region, the following are encoded:
- a CDS encoding EAL domain-containing protein, whose amino-acid sequence MTSLHALPRPTAARTPFTLSGDAPAPVGLAGILQDRLLRPRYQPVVDLSHTRIYGHESLIRGPADTALHFPDALFAEARRRGLHPQLELASFRAGAQGFHDHDASGKLFLNLSGSALIHYWTLWGSDMPRHLLEDCTLPASSIIVELTEQDPLSDHIGELGNAFACLREHGMRIALDDYGVGNSNLQLWSEIQPDLVKIDRYFFDGIGHDDRKQSMVRAILKVAQHLGTAIVAEGIETAEDLAVVRELDIRYAQGWFLGRPEETLLTELTAPVRDSLRVRSTAPLSQRAAGGTAASLRVEAPAALLDKHTNDDVHRLFIEHKTMHAVAVVDADNRPVGIINRRDFSEHYAQRYTRELFGRDRCSTFMNAEPVLVDLNVSIDQLSHVLISEDQRYLMDGLIITRDGRYDGLATGETLVRSVTEMRIEAARYANPLTSLPGNIPISRHIATLLEDAADFTVCYGDLNNFKPFNDVYGYWRGDDMIMLTAEVIKHHCDPLRDFVGHVGGDDFVVLFRSPDWTERVQRIIAEFNEQATALYDDLGRKNGGIEAEDRYGVPRFFPFVTLGVGALTVTPSLCERIRPEDIASAAANVKHKVKHGNLSLVIERYTGGVLPQLAD is encoded by the coding sequence ATGACCTCTCTTCACGCTTTGCCTCGGCCGACTGCGGCCCGCACGCCATTCACCCTGTCGGGCGATGCGCCCGCACCCGTCGGCTTGGCCGGCATTTTGCAAGACCGCTTGTTGCGGCCCCGCTATCAGCCGGTGGTTGACCTGTCGCACACCCGCATCTACGGGCACGAAAGCCTGATTCGCGGCCCCGCCGATACCGCCCTGCACTTTCCAGACGCTCTGTTCGCCGAAGCCCGGCGGCGCGGCCTGCATCCGCAACTGGAACTGGCCAGCTTTCGAGCCGGGGCGCAGGGGTTTCACGACCACGACGCCTCCGGCAAGCTGTTCCTGAACCTGTCCGGGTCGGCGCTGATCCACTACTGGACGCTGTGGGGCAGCGACATGCCGCGGCACCTGCTGGAAGATTGCACGTTGCCAGCCTCCAGCATCATCGTTGAACTGACCGAACAAGACCCGCTGTCCGACCACATCGGCGAACTGGGCAATGCCTTTGCCTGCCTGCGCGAGCACGGCATGCGCATCGCGCTGGATGACTATGGCGTGGGCAACTCGAACTTGCAGTTGTGGTCGGAAATTCAGCCCGACCTGGTCAAGATAGACCGCTATTTCTTCGACGGCATCGGCCACGACGACCGCAAACAAAGCATGGTGCGCGCCATTCTGAAAGTGGCCCAGCACCTGGGCACGGCGATCGTGGCCGAAGGCATCGAGACGGCCGAAGACCTGGCGGTGGTGCGAGAACTGGACATCCGCTACGCCCAGGGCTGGTTCTTGGGCCGGCCTGAAGAAACGCTGCTGACCGAACTGACCGCGCCCGTACGCGATTCATTGCGCGTGCGCAGCACCGCCCCCTTGTCGCAACGCGCGGCGGGGGGCACGGCGGCCAGCCTGCGCGTGGAGGCACCCGCCGCGCTGCTGGACAAGCACACCAACGATGACGTGCACCGGCTTTTTATCGAACACAAGACCATGCACGCCGTGGCGGTGGTCGACGCCGACAACCGGCCGGTAGGCATCATCAACCGGCGCGATTTCTCGGAACACTACGCGCAACGCTACACGCGCGAACTGTTTGGCCGAGATAGGTGCTCCACGTTCATGAACGCCGAGCCGGTACTGGTGGACCTGAACGTGTCCATCGACCAGCTCAGCCATGTGCTGATTTCGGAAGACCAACGCTACCTGATGGACGGCCTGATCATCACGCGGGACGGCCGTTACGACGGCTTGGCAACCGGCGAAACCCTGGTGCGTTCCGTGACCGAAATGCGGATCGAGGCGGCGCGCTACGCCAACCCCCTGACGTCCCTGCCCGGCAACATTCCCATCAGCCGCCACATTGCAACCCTGCTGGAAGACGCGGCCGACTTCACCGTTTGCTATGGCGACTTGAACAACTTCAAGCCCTTCAACGACGTCTACGGCTACTGGCGGGGCGACGACATGATCATGCTGACCGCCGAGGTGATCAAGCACCACTGCGACCCGCTGCGCGACTTTGTCGGCCATGTGGGCGGTGACGATTTCGTGGTGCTGTTCCGCAGCCCGGATTGGACCGAGCGCGTACAGCGCATCATTGCGGAATTCAACGAACAGGCAACAGCCCTGTACGACGACCTGGGCCGCAAGAATGGCGGCATCGAAGCGGAAGACCGCTACGGTGTGCCGCGCTTCTTCCCCTTCGTAACGCTGGGTGTCGGCGCGCTGACCGTCACCCCGTCACTATGCGAGCGCATCCGCCCGGAGGACATCGCGTCGGCCGCCGCGAACGTCAAGCACAAGGTCAAGCATGGGAACCTGTCGCTGGTGATCGAGCGCTACACCGGCGGCGTCTTGCCCCAACTGGCCGATTAA
- the rdgB gene encoding RdgB/HAM1 family non-canonical purine NTP pyrophosphatase: protein MTSPKIPESLRRIVLASNNAGKLREFSALFAPLGVELVPQGELGVPEAEEPHVTFVENALAKARHASRLTGLPALADDSGLCVAALDAAPGVYSARYAQMHGGEKSDQANNTLLVRNLAGVTDRHAWYVAVLALVRSENDPCPIIGEGLWHGEIIDQPEGANGFGYDPHFYLPDMALTAASLDPEEKNRVSHRARALRELLSKLSHA, encoded by the coding sequence ATGACTTCCCCCAAGATTCCCGAATCCCTGCGCCGCATCGTGCTGGCGTCCAACAATGCTGGCAAATTGCGTGAGTTCTCCGCCTTGTTCGCGCCGCTGGGCGTTGAACTCGTGCCTCAAGGCGAGCTGGGCGTGCCCGAAGCCGAAGAGCCGCACGTAACCTTTGTTGAAAATGCCTTGGCCAAGGCGCGCCATGCCAGCCGCTTGACCGGTCTGCCGGCGTTGGCCGACGACTCCGGCCTGTGCGTGGCCGCACTGGACGCTGCCCCCGGCGTGTATTCGGCCCGCTACGCCCAGATGCACGGCGGCGAAAAATCCGACCAGGCCAATAACACGTTGCTGGTGCGCAACCTGGCGGGTGTTACCGACCGCCACGCCTGGTATGTGGCGGTGCTGGCCCTGGTGCGTTCGGAAAACGACCCGTGTCCCATCATTGGCGAAGGCCTGTGGCACGGCGAGATCATCGACCAGCCCGAAGGCGCGAACGGCTTTGGCTACGACCCGCACTTCTACCTGCCCGACATGGCGCTGACGGCGGCCTCGCTTGACCCTGAAGAAAAGAACCGCGTCAGCCATCGCGCCCGCGCCTTGCGCGAACTACTGAGCAAACTCAGCCACGCCTAA
- a CDS encoding MmgE/PrpD family protein: MTASKDTSDLSAELAAFAANLRYEDIPAPVLRRAEDLLLDCLASILAGASARAVLAIDRYAATMGPADGPSEVLINRRRTTPLFAAMVNAAAAHVVEQDDVHNGSVFHPAAVVFPPALAVAQALGSSGRDLLVASVAGYEVGIRVGEFLGRSHYKIFHTTGTAGTLAAAVTTGRLLKLTPDQMLHALGSAGTQAAGLWEFLRDAADSKQLHTAKAAADGMTAAYLAQEGFTGARHILEGPQGMAAGMSTDADPSKLCDRLGERWALAETSFKFHASCRHTHPAADALQQALRDNKLTEADVERVVAHVHQGAIDVLGPVVNPQTVHQSKFSMGTVLALIARQGRAGLAEFDAGLDDPAVAVFRGKVEMALDPEVDNAYPQRWIGKVTVTTRDGRTLHGRVDEPKGDPGNTLSRPEIEDKTLSLGRYANAATEQELRGLIDKIWALEKAEKVGALLPT, from the coding sequence ATGACTGCAAGCAAAGATACCTCCGATCTAAGCGCCGAACTGGCCGCCTTCGCCGCCAACCTGCGCTACGAAGACATTCCCGCGCCGGTGTTGCGCCGCGCCGAAGACCTGCTGCTGGATTGCCTGGCGTCGATACTCGCTGGCGCGTCGGCGCGCGCCGTGCTGGCCATTGACCGCTATGCCGCTACGATGGGGCCGGCCGATGGCCCCAGCGAAGTGCTGATCAACCGCCGCCGTACCACGCCGTTGTTTGCCGCCATGGTGAACGCGGCGGCGGCCCATGTGGTGGAACAGGACGACGTCCACAACGGTTCGGTGTTCCATCCGGCCGCCGTGGTGTTTCCGCCTGCCCTGGCGGTTGCGCAGGCGCTGGGCAGTTCGGGCCGTGATCTGTTGGTGGCGTCGGTGGCGGGCTATGAAGTGGGCATCCGGGTGGGGGAATTCCTGGGTCGCTCGCACTACAAGATTTTCCACACGACGGGCACGGCCGGCACCCTGGCCGCCGCTGTCACCACCGGCCGCCTGCTCAAGCTCACGCCCGACCAGATGCTGCACGCCCTGGGTTCGGCCGGCACGCAGGCGGCGGGCCTGTGGGAGTTTCTGCGCGATGCGGCCGACTCCAAGCAACTGCATACGGCCAAGGCAGCAGCCGACGGCATGACCGCCGCCTACTTGGCGCAAGAGGGCTTCACCGGCGCGCGCCACATCCTGGAAGGCCCGCAGGGCATGGCGGCGGGTATGTCGACCGATGCCGATCCCTCGAAGCTTTGCGACCGCCTGGGTGAACGCTGGGCCTTGGCGGAAACGTCATTCAAGTTCCATGCGTCGTGCCGTCACACGCACCCGGCGGCGGACGCCTTGCAACAGGCGCTGCGGGACAACAAGCTGACCGAGGCGGATGTGGAACGCGTGGTGGCGCATGTGCACCAGGGCGCGATCGATGTGCTGGGCCCGGTGGTCAACCCACAAACGGTGCACCAGTCCAAGTTTTCAATGGGCACGGTGCTGGCGCTGATCGCCCGCCAAGGACGCGCGGGCTTGGCGGAATTTGATGCGGGGCTGGATGATCCGGCGGTCGCGGTATTCCGTGGGAAAGTGGAGATGGCGCTGGACCCGGAGGTCGACAACGCCTATCCGCAACGTTGGATCGGTAAAGTCACCGTCACCACACGCGACGGCCGCACCCTGCACGGCCGCGTCGACGAACCCAAGGGCGACCCCGGCAACACCCTGAGCCGCCCGGAAATCGAAGACAAGACGCTCAGCCTGGGCCGCTACGCCAATGCGGCAACGGAACAGGAACTACGCGGCCTGATAGATAAAATCTGGGCCTTGGAAAAGGCAGAGAAAGTAGGCGCCCTGTTGCCCACGTAG
- a CDS encoding amino acid permease translates to MRRTLSARHLTMIAVGGSIGTGLFVASGATIASAGPGGALLGYVLIGVMVYFLMTSLGELAAAMPVSGSFSTYGARYVEDGFGFALGWNYWYNWAVTVAVDLVAAQLVMAYWFPDVPGFYWSALFLAITFGLNAMSARGFGEAEFWFALIKVVAVLGFVAMGVMMLLGIIRGGETGGVANWTVGDAPFAGGFAALIGVAMVVGFSFQGTELIGIAAGESKDPARNLPRAVRQVFWRILLFYVMAILVIGLLIPYTDPHLLRNDVKDISVSPFALIFERAGLLAAASVMNAVVLTSVLSAGNSGMYAATRMLYSLAREGKAPRIFGRISRHGVPMWALLATTVVAALCFFTFIFSPNAVYIWLLNTSGMTGFIAWLGIAISHYRFRRGYVKQGHSLADLPYVSPFFPFGPIFAFVLCLVITLGQNYQAFLQDRIDWGGVVATYIGIPLFLLIWLGYRLARGSRFISYRDMRFPEPRARSEYLDSALRGEPAAGEAR, encoded by the coding sequence TTGCGGCGCACCCTGTCCGCACGCCACCTGACAATGATCGCGGTAGGCGGCTCCATTGGCACCGGTCTCTTCGTGGCCTCGGGCGCAACCATCGCCAGCGCGGGCCCGGGCGGCGCGCTGCTGGGCTATGTGCTGATCGGCGTGATGGTTTACTTCCTGATGACGAGCCTGGGCGAATTGGCCGCCGCCATGCCCGTGTCGGGCTCGTTTTCCACCTATGGCGCGCGCTACGTCGAAGACGGCTTCGGCTTCGCGCTGGGTTGGAACTATTGGTACAACTGGGCGGTAACGGTGGCGGTGGACCTGGTGGCCGCGCAGCTCGTCATGGCTTATTGGTTCCCCGATGTGCCGGGCTTTTACTGGAGCGCCTTGTTCCTGGCGATTACCTTCGGGCTGAACGCGATGTCGGCGCGCGGCTTCGGCGAGGCGGAATTCTGGTTTGCGCTGATCAAGGTCGTGGCCGTGCTGGGCTTTGTGGCCATGGGCGTGATGATGCTGCTGGGCATTATCCGCGGCGGCGAAACCGGTGGGGTGGCCAACTGGACGGTAGGCGATGCGCCATTCGCCGGCGGGTTCGCCGCTTTGATCGGCGTGGCGATGGTGGTGGGGTTTTCGTTCCAGGGAACGGAACTGATCGGTATTGCCGCGGGCGAATCCAAGGACCCGGCCCGCAACCTGCCGCGCGCGGTTCGCCAGGTGTTCTGGCGGATTCTGCTGTTTTACGTCATGGCGATTCTGGTGATCGGCCTGTTGATCCCGTATACCGACCCACACCTGCTGCGCAACGACGTCAAAGACATCAGCGTCAGCCCCTTCGCGCTGATCTTCGAACGGGCTGGTTTGCTGGCGGCGGCCTCCGTCATGAATGCGGTGGTGCTGACGTCGGTATTGTCCGCGGGCAATTCGGGCATGTACGCGGCAACTCGCATGCTGTACAGCCTGGCGCGCGAGGGCAAGGCGCCGCGCATTTTTGGCCGCATTTCGCGCCATGGCGTGCCGATGTGGGCGCTGCTGGCCACGACCGTGGTCGCGGCTTTGTGCTTCTTCACCTTCATCTTCAGCCCGAACGCGGTGTACATCTGGCTGTTGAATACTTCCGGTATGACCGGTTTCATTGCGTGGCTGGGCATCGCCATCAGCCACTATCGTTTTCGGCGCGGCTATGTGAAGCAGGGCCACAGCCTGGCCGACCTGCCTTATGTGTCGCCGTTCTTTCCCTTTGGCCCGATCTTTGCCTTCGTGCTGTGCCTGGTGATCACGCTGGGGCAGAACTACCAGGCGTTTCTACAAGACCGTATCGATTGGGGTGGCGTGGTGGCCACCTACATCGGCATTCCGCTGTTCCTGCTGATCTGGCTGGGCTATCGCCTGGCGCGCGGCTCGCGCTTCATCAGCTACCGGGACATGCGTTTCCCGGAGCCGCGCGCGCGTAGCGAGTATCTGGATTCAGCCTTGCGCGGAGAGCCGGCGGCGGGCGAGGCGCGTTAG
- a CDS encoding AMP nucleosidase: MMNAVHPLSSMNRPDALPFEPFQDARAAVDRLSEIYARNTAFLRAAFREVLKSPGNGPERARAYYPAIRIVVETYDPIDTRLSYGHVAEPGVYQTTITQPELFRDYLIEQVGQLLQNHRVAVEVGESDSPIPLHFAFPEGAYVEGEHLEALKRPLRDLFDVPDLAVTDDAIVNGSWRGKEGEPKPLAPFTAQRVDYSLHRLQHYTSTAPAHFQNFVLFTNYQFYVDEFCARARALMASGNEDYEMLVEPGNRITRRGESGPGDEGQGVRLPQMPAYHLVRGDHSGITLVNIGVGPSNAKTITDHIAVLRPHAWLMLGHCAGLRDSQRLGDYVLAHGYVREDHVLDDDLPTWVPVPALAEVQVALEQAVEEVAGLSGWDLKRIMRTGTVATIDNRNWELRDHVELVERFAQSRAIALDMESATIAANGFRFRVPYGTLLCVSDKPLHGELKLPGMASVFYRRQVNQHLEIGIRALERLRDMPPERLHSRKLRTFMETAFQ; encoded by the coding sequence ATGATGAACGCAGTACACCCTTTGTCTTCCATGAACCGGCCCGACGCCTTGCCCTTCGAACCTTTCCAGGATGCGCGGGCCGCCGTCGACCGCTTGTCCGAAATCTATGCGCGCAACACTGCATTCCTGCGCGCCGCCTTCCGCGAAGTGCTCAAAAGCCCCGGCAATGGCCCCGAGCGTGCCCGCGCGTACTACCCGGCCATCCGTATCGTGGTTGAAACCTACGACCCGATCGATACCCGCCTGTCATACGGCCATGTGGCCGAACCCGGCGTGTACCAAACCACCATCACGCAGCCCGAATTGTTCCGCGACTACCTGATCGAACAGGTGGGCCAACTGCTGCAGAACCATCGCGTGGCTGTGGAAGTGGGTGAATCCGATTCCCCCATCCCGCTGCATTTCGCCTTCCCCGAAGGCGCTTATGTTGAAGGCGAGCACCTGGAAGCGTTGAAGCGCCCGCTTCGCGACTTGTTCGACGTGCCCGACTTGGCCGTTACCGACGACGCCATCGTGAATGGTTCCTGGCGTGGCAAAGAGGGTGAACCCAAGCCGCTGGCGCCGTTTACGGCCCAGCGCGTCGACTATTCTCTGCATCGCTTGCAGCACTACACGTCGACGGCGCCCGCGCACTTTCAAAATTTTGTGCTGTTCACCAATTACCAGTTCTATGTCGACGAGTTTTGCGCCCGGGCCCGCGCGCTGATGGCCAGCGGCAACGAAGACTACGAGATGCTGGTCGAACCCGGCAACCGCATCACGCGGCGCGGCGAAAGCGGCCCGGGCGACGAAGGCCAGGGCGTGCGCCTGCCGCAGATGCCTGCCTATCATCTGGTGCGCGGCGACCACTCCGGCATCACGCTGGTCAACATTGGCGTGGGGCCATCCAACGCCAAGACCATCACCGATCACATCGCCGTGCTGCGCCCGCATGCCTGGCTGATGCTGGGCCATTGCGCCGGCCTGCGCGATTCCCAGCGCCTGGGCGACTACGTACTGGCGCACGGCTATGTGCGCGAAGACCACGTGCTGGACGATGACCTGCCCACCTGGGTGCCCGTGCCCGCGCTGGCCGAAGTGCAGGTGGCCTTGGAACAGGCGGTGGAAGAGGTGGCCGGCCTGTCGGGGTGGGACCTGAAACGCATCATGCGCACCGGCACCGTGGCCACCATCGACAACCGCAACTGGGAACTGCGCGACCACGTTGAACTGGTCGAGCGCTTTGCGCAGTCCAGGGCCATTGCGCTGGACATGGAATCCGCCACCATCGCCGCCAATGGTTTCCGCTTCCGTGTGCCGTATGGCACGTTGCTATGTGTATCCGACAAGCCCCTGCACGGTGAATTGAAACTGCCTGGAATGGCCAGCGTTTTCTATCGCCGGCAGGTCAACCAGCACCTGGAAATTGGCATCCGCGCGCTGGAGCGCTTGCGCGACATGCCCCCTGAACGCCTGCATTCGCGCAAGCTGCGCACCTTCATGGAAACAGCTTTCCAGTAG
- a CDS encoding LysR family transcriptional regulator, with product MFRKTFLPPVANLLAFEAVARRNSVSRAADELHLTQSAVSRQIHQLETQLGVTLFHRVRQRVVLSDAGRAYASEVRVLLHQLSDATRRTMACTRRDQLNLAVLPTLGTRWLIPRLGDFMARKPEVTINFTSRTLPFEFSQEPFDAAIHFGAPYWAGAVCEYLMPEEVIAVCSPGYQRRHGIRHISDLAQVVLLHQTSRPAQWATWFDQHGASSARAMQGPHFEQASMLAQAAASSLGAALLPRFLVEREIDTGELIQLFPQVLSSTDAYYFVYPQAQADTPLVREFGAWMLEQCRPTA from the coding sequence ATGTTCCGCAAGACCTTTCTGCCGCCCGTTGCCAACCTCCTGGCCTTCGAAGCAGTCGCCCGGCGCAACAGCGTGTCGCGCGCGGCGGATGAACTTCACCTGACGCAAAGCGCCGTATCGCGCCAGATTCACCAACTTGAAACGCAACTTGGCGTGACGCTGTTCCATCGCGTGCGCCAACGGGTGGTGTTAAGCGATGCCGGCCGCGCCTACGCCTCGGAAGTGCGCGTCCTGCTGCACCAATTGTCCGACGCCACGCGCCGCACCATGGCGTGCACGCGGCGCGACCAGCTTAATCTGGCAGTGCTGCCCACCTTGGGTACCCGCTGGCTCATTCCGCGCCTGGGGGACTTCATGGCGCGCAAACCTGAAGTCACCATCAACTTCACGTCACGCACCCTGCCCTTCGAATTTTCGCAAGAGCCGTTTGACGCAGCCATCCACTTTGGCGCGCCCTATTGGGCCGGCGCTGTGTGCGAATACCTGATGCCCGAAGAAGTCATCGCCGTGTGCAGCCCCGGCTATCAACGGCGCCATGGTATCCGGCATATCTCGGACCTGGCCCAGGTGGTGCTGCTGCACCAGACCTCACGCCCAGCCCAGTGGGCCACGTGGTTCGACCAGCACGGCGCCAGTTCAGCACGCGCCATGCAAGGCCCCCACTTCGAGCAGGCATCCATGTTGGCGCAAGCCGCCGCCTCAAGCCTGGGCGCGGCGCTGCTTCCCCGCTTTCTGGTTGAGCGCGAGATCGACACGGGCGAACTCATCCAACTGTTTCCGCAAGTGTTAAGCAGCACCGACGCCTATTACTTCGTCTATCCCCAAGCGCAGGCCGACACGCCGCTGGTGCGCGAGTTCGGGGCATGGATGCTTGAGCAGTGCCGGCCCACGGCCTGA
- the rph gene encoding ribonuclease PH, with translation MTTTPTIARPSGRAVDELRPFSLERGFTRYAEGSVLVKAGDTHVLCTASVLEKVPPFLKGKGEGWVTAEYGMLPRATHTRGDREAARGKQSGRTQEIQRLIGRSLRAVFDMRALGERTLHLDCDVLQADGGTRCASITGAWVAAADAVALLMQRGDVAVNPIRDAVAAVSVGLVQGRSVLDLDYQEDSACDADVNVIMTGSGAFVEVQGTGEGATFTRAELDTMLVLAEGGIAQLVQAQRAALV, from the coding sequence GTGACCACTACGCCCACCATCGCCCGTCCGTCTGGCCGCGCCGTCGACGAACTGCGGCCGTTCAGCCTGGAGCGCGGATTCACGCGCTACGCCGAAGGGTCGGTGCTGGTGAAGGCGGGCGACACGCACGTGCTGTGCACCGCAAGCGTGCTGGAAAAGGTGCCGCCGTTTCTGAAGGGCAAGGGCGAAGGCTGGGTCACGGCGGAATACGGCATGCTGCCGCGCGCAACGCATACGCGCGGTGACCGCGAAGCGGCGCGCGGCAAGCAAAGCGGCCGCACGCAAGAGATTCAACGCCTGATCGGCCGCAGCCTGCGTGCCGTGTTCGACATGCGCGCACTGGGCGAACGCACCTTGCATCTGGACTGCGATGTGCTGCAGGCCGATGGCGGCACCCGCTGCGCCAGCATCACGGGCGCCTGGGTGGCGGCAGCCGACGCCGTGGCCTTGCTGATGCAGCGCGGCGACGTGGCGGTCAACCCGATCCGCGACGCAGTCGCCGCCGTGTCGGTGGGCTTGGTGCAAGGGCGTTCGGTGCTGGACCTGGACTACCAGGAAGATTCCGCCTGCGACGCCGACGTCAATGTCATCATGACGGGCAGCGGCGCGTTCGTGGAAGTGCAAGGCACCGGCGAAGGCGCTACCTTCACTCGCGCTGAACTGGACACCATGCTGGTTTTGGCGGAAGGCGGCATTGCGCAGTTGGTCCAGGCGCAGCGCGCTGCGCTGGTGTGA
- a CDS encoding YicC/YloC family endoribonuclease, which translates to MIRSMTAFGNARADLEQGTLAIELRSVNSRFLDLYFRLPDELRHVETPLRELLTANLARGKVEIRVSFTRNASTDLSKLDPTWLESLAEQLQAARRIVPDISPPRLVELFNWPGQRGNDALDPQIWGAACLQAAQQALIQLQEGRAREGERLAGMMRECADGVARVVDIVQAHLPQLLADHREKLAAKLRESVESAFPGGFTHISGTELSERLSQEANLFALRIDVAEELSRLRSHLEELRHLLSDGGGKAASGKKQAGSAGKRLDFLFQEMNREANTLGSKAGSMDVTRAAMDLKLLIEQMREQAQNIE; encoded by the coding sequence ATGATTCGCAGCATGACCGCCTTCGGCAACGCCCGAGCAGACCTAGAACAAGGCACGCTTGCCATTGAACTGCGCAGCGTCAACAGCCGATTCCTTGATTTGTATTTCCGCTTGCCCGACGAGCTGCGGCACGTTGAAACGCCGCTGCGCGAGCTGCTGACGGCCAACCTGGCGCGCGGCAAGGTCGAGATCCGGGTGTCGTTCACCCGCAATGCCAGCACCGACCTGTCCAAGCTGGACCCGACCTGGCTGGAAAGCCTGGCCGAGCAGCTCCAGGCGGCTCGCCGCATTGTTCCCGATATCTCTCCCCCCCGTCTGGTGGAACTGTTCAACTGGCCCGGCCAACGCGGCAACGACGCGCTGGACCCGCAAATCTGGGGTGCCGCTTGTTTGCAAGCCGCGCAACAGGCCTTGATCCAGTTGCAGGAAGGCCGCGCGCGCGAAGGCGAACGCCTGGCCGGCATGATGCGCGAGTGCGCCGATGGGGTCGCCCGCGTGGTTGACATCGTTCAGGCGCATCTACCGCAATTGCTGGCCGACCACCGCGAGAAGCTGGCCGCCAAGCTGCGCGAAAGCGTCGAGTCGGCCTTTCCGGGCGGTTTCACCCATATCTCGGGCACGGAATTGTCCGAACGCCTGTCGCAGGAAGCCAATCTGTTCGCGCTGCGTATCGACGTTGCGGAAGAATTGTCGCGGCTGCGTTCGCACCTTGAGGAATTGCGTCACCTGTTGAGCGATGGCGGTGGCAAAGCCGCGTCGGGCAAGAAGCAGGCCGGCAGCGCGGGCAAGCGCCTGGATTTCCTGTTCCAGGAAATGAACCGCGAAGCCAATACCCTGGGGTCCAAGGCCGGCAGCATGGACGTGACGCGTGCCGCCATGGATCTGAAACTGCTGATCGAGCAAATGCGCGAACAGGCGCAGAACATCGAGTAA
- a CDS encoding acyl-CoA dehydrogenase family protein encodes MPHASHDYQDIREAVRDLCAQFPGEYFRKVDEERGYPEDFVRALTEAGWLAALIPQEYGGSGLGLTEASVIMEEINRSGGNSGACHGQMYNMGTLLRHGSEAQKREYLPRIAAGELRLQSMGVTEPTTGTDTTKIKTTAVRRGDRYVINGQKVWISRVQHSDLMILLARTTPLDQVTRKSEGMSIFLVDLHHAVKHGMTIRPIPNMVNHETNELFFDNLEIPVENLIGEEGKGFKYILDGLNAERTLIAAECIGDGYWFVDKVTAYAKERMVFGRPIGQNQGVQFPIARAHINVEAASLMRYEACRLFDAHQPCGAQANMAKLLAADASWEAANACLQFHGGFGFATEYDVERKFRETRLYQVAPISTNLILSYVAEHILGLPRSF; translated from the coding sequence ATGCCCCACGCCTCACACGACTATCAGGACATCCGCGAAGCCGTGCGCGATCTTTGCGCGCAATTTCCCGGCGAGTATTTCCGCAAGGTTGATGAAGAACGCGGCTACCCCGAAGACTTTGTCCGCGCACTGACCGAGGCCGGCTGGCTGGCCGCGCTGATTCCCCAGGAATACGGCGGCTCGGGGCTGGGCTTGACCGAAGCGTCGGTCATCATGGAAGAAATCAACCGCAGCGGCGGCAATTCCGGCGCCTGCCACGGCCAGATGTACAACATGGGCACCTTGCTGCGCCACGGCTCGGAAGCGCAGAAGCGCGAGTACCTGCCGCGCATCGCCGCGGGCGAACTGCGGTTGCAGTCAATGGGCGTTACCGAACCCACCACCGGCACCGACACCACCAAGATCAAGACCACCGCCGTGCGCCGTGGCGACCGCTACGTCATCAATGGCCAGAAGGTCTGGATTTCGCGCGTGCAGCATTCGGACTTGATGATCCTGCTGGCGCGCACCACGCCACTGGACCAGGTCACGCGCAAATCCGAAGGCATGTCGATCTTCCTGGTGGACCTGCACCACGCCGTCAAGCACGGCATGACGATCCGCCCCATTCCCAACATGGTCAACCACGAGACCAATGAACTGTTTTTCGACAACCTGGAAATTCCCGTCGAAAACCTGATCGGTGAAGAAGGCAAAGGCTTCAAGTACATCCTGGATGGTCTGAACGCCGAACGCACGCTGATTGCCGCCGAGTGCATCGGCGACGGCTACTGGTTCGTGGACAAGGTCACCGCCTACGCCAAGGAACGCATGGTGTTCGGCCGCCCCATCGGCCAGAACCAGGGCGTGCAATTTCCCATCGCCCGCGCCCATATCAACGTGGAAGCCGCCAGCCTGATGCGTTACGAAGCCTGCCGCTTGTTCGACGCGCACCAACCCTGCGGCGCGCAGGCCAACATGGCCAAGCTGCTGGCCGCGGATGCATCGTGGGAAGCCGCCAACGCCTGCTTGCAGTTTCACGGCGGCTTCGGCTTCGCCACCGAATACGACGTGGAACGCAAGTTCCGCGAAACGCGGCTTTATCAGGTTGCGCCGATTTCGACGAACCTGATTCTGTCTTACGTTGCCGAACACATCCTGGGCTTGCCCCGTTCCTTCTGA